The Henckelia pumila isolate YLH828 chromosome 2, ASM3356847v2, whole genome shotgun sequence genome includes a window with the following:
- the LOC140879581 gene encoding exportin-T isoform X1 — protein MDDLEKAILICFDESGGVDSVLKSQAIAFIQQIKETPSICSICVEKLCFSKLVQVQFWCLQCLHEVLQIKYLSMSPEEKSFIRKSVFSMACNETVSGDGNNCTRLLGGPPFVRNKLAQVVVTLIYFEYPLIWPSVFIDFLPNLSKGTVVIDMFCRILTALDDEIISFDYPRSGEEVAVSGRIKDAMRAQCVPQIVGAWYDIVSMYKNMDTELCSSVLDSMKRYVLWIDIGLIANDAFTRLLFELMLVDGLPDQLRASAAGVVLAIVSKRMDPKPKLALLQSLQISRVFGLAVDDSDSEFVSSLTSLLTGYASEVLECFKLLRTEDGKEVSLDLLNGVLPSVFYVMQNCEVDSAFSIVQFLSCYVGTMKSRSTLTETQLLHLGKILEVIRSLIQFDPMYRNNLDILDKIGREEEDRMVEFRKDIFVLFRIIGRVAPDVTHMFIRNSLDQAVSSSEDRNAEEVEAALSLFFALGESLNDDALRTGNGVLGELVPMLLSTRFPCHLNRPVALVYLETITRYMKFVQENNQYILMALGAFLDERGIHHPNVNVSRRASYLFMRCVKLLKAKLVPYIETILQSLQDTVAQFTGLNNSLKPSSGAEDGSHIFEAIGLLIGMENVSPEKQLEYLSSLLTPLCHQVEVALSNAKSEESLSYVGNVQQIIMAINAISKGFSERLVTMSRPSIGLLFKQTLDILLQVLVIFPKVETLRCKVTPFIHRMVDTLGVSVFPYLPKALEQLLPESEPKELVGFLVLLNQLICKFKIGVCGILEEVYPVIAGRAFNILPRTDVLSGPVGGCTEEIRELQDLQRTFFTFLHVIAMHDLSSVFLSPKSSGYLDLMMQLLLYTCCNHKDILIKKACVQIIVRLIKDWCTGSYDKEKVPGFQSFIIDAFATNCCLLSVLDKSFEFRDANTLVLFGEIVLAQKVMYDTFGNDFLLHFVSKGLSNVHCPRDLAEQYYKKLQEYDVKELKSFYQSLIEKLRLQQNGSLVFR, from the exons ATGGATGACCTGGAAAAGGCAATTTTAATATGTTTTGATGAATCCGGTGGCGTTGATTCGGTGCTAAAATCACAAGCTATTGCCTTTATTCAGCAAATTAAGGAGACCCCATCAATTTGTAGCATATGTGTGGAGAAATTATGTTTTTCTAAGCTGGTTCAAGTTCAGTTTTGGTGTTTGCAGTGCCTCCATGAGGTGCTTCAGATTAAATATTTATCCATGAGCCCTGAGGAGAAGTCTTTCATTAGAAAATCTGTGTTTTCAATGGCATGTAATGAGACTGTCAGTGGCGATGGTAATAATTGTACGAGACTATTAGGGGGGCCGCCCTTTGTTAGGAATAAGTTGGCTCAGGTTGTTGTGACATTAATCTACTTTGAGTACCCATTAATTTGGCCATCTGTTTTTATTGATTTCTTGCCAAATTTAAGTAAAGGAACGGTAGTCATTGATATGTTTTGTCGCATTTTGACTGCCCTGGATGATGAAATAATAAGTTTCGACTATCCACGGAGTGGTGAAGAGGTGGCGGTGTCTGGAAGGATCAAGGATGCAATGAGGGCTCAATGTGTGCCTCAAATCGTAGGGGCTTGGTATGATATTGTTTCAATGTATAAGAATATGGACACTGAGTTGTGTTCTAGTGTTTTGGATTCAATGAAGAGGTATGTTTTGTGGATTGACATTGGGTTGATTGCAAATGATGCATTTACCCGATTGTTGTTTGAATTGATGCTGGTTGATGGATTGCCGGATCAGCTACGTGCTTCTGCTGCTGGTGTTGTTCTTGCCATTGTTTCAAAAAGGatggatcccaaaccaaagctTGCCCTTCTGCAGAGCCTTCAAATATCAAGGGTTTTTGGATTAGCAGTGGATGATAGTGACTCGGAGTTTGTGTCCAGTTTAACTTCTTTGCTCACGGGATATGCCTCTGAGGTTTTAGAATGTTTTAAACTCTTGAGAACAGAGGATGGCAAGGAGGTTTCATTGGATCTCCTGAATGGGGTTTTACCCTCAGTTTTTTATGTCATGCAGAATTGTGAAGTTGATTCAGCTTTCAGCATTGTGCAGTTTCTGTCATGTTATGTTGGTACAATGAAGAGCCGTTCAACATTGACAGAGACACAGCTGCTTCACTTAGGAAAGATATTGGAAGTGATCCGGTCATTGATTCAGTTTGATCCTATGTATCGAAATAATCTGGACATATTGGACAAGATTGGGAGGGAAGAAGAAGATAGGATGGTGGAGTTTCGGAAGGATATATTTGTATTGTTTCGCATTATAGGCCGTGTTGCACCTGATGTCACCCATATGTTTATCAGAAACTCATTGGATCAAGCTGTTTCATCCTCTGAAGATAGAAATGCTGAAGAAGTGGAAGCAGCTCTTTCATTGTTTTTTGCACTCGGAGAATCATTAAACGACGATGCATTGAGAACTGGTAATGGTGTTCTAGGAGAATTGGTCCCGATGCTTTTATCGACAAGATTTCCCTGTCATTTAAACAGGCCTGTGGCACTTGTGTATTTGGAAACAATTACAAGATATATGAAGTTTGTGCAGGAGAACAATCAATATATACTGATGGCTTTGGGTGCCTTTCTTGACGAGAGAGGTATACATCATCCAAATGTCAATGTTAGTCGAAGAGCGAGCTATCTTTTCATGAGGTGTGTGAAATTGCTTAAAGCAAAGCTCGTCCCTTACATTGAGACAATCTTGCAG AGTCTACAGGACACAGTGGCCCAATTTACAGGACTGAACAATTCATTGAAGCCATCCTCAGGGGCTGAAGATGGAAGCCATATCTTCGAG GCGATTGGTTTGTTGATTGGGATGGAAAATGTATCACCAGAAAAACAATTGGAATATCTTTCTTCACTGCTTACTCCACTTTGTCACCAG GTTGAGGTCGCCCTCTCCAATGCCAAATCCGAAGAATCTCTTTCATATGTAGGAAACGTCCAGCAAATAATTATGGCAATTAATGCTATTAGCAAG GGATTTAGTGAACGCCTCGTTACTATGAGTCGCCCATCTATCGGTCTTTTGTTCAAGCAG ACATTGGATATTCTTCTGCAAGTACTTGTCATCTTCCCAAAAGTTGAAACTCTGCGGTGTAAG GTTACACCTTTCATTCACCGTATGGTGGACACCTTGGGAGTTTCTGTATTCCCTTATCTTCCAAAGGCACTGGAACAGTTGCTTCCAGAAAGCGAG CCAAAGGAACTGGTGGGTTTTCTTGTATTGCTTAATCAGCTCATCTGCAAATTTAAGATTGGGGTTTGTGGCATATTGGAAGAAGTCTATCCTGTTATTGCTGGTAGGGCATTCAATATTCTCCCGAGAACTGATGTTTTATCAGGACCTGTCGGTGGATGTACTGAG GAAATCCGAGAATTGCAAGATCTTCAGAGAACATTTTTTACATTCCTCCATGTGATTGCTATGCATGATCTCTCATCAGTTTTTCTTTCTCCAAAAAGTAGTGGATACTTGGACTTAATGATGCAATTGCTGCTATACACATGCTGTAATCACAAGGATATTCTGATAAAAAAG GCATGTGTTCAGATAATTGTCAGGCTAATCAAAGATTGGTGTACTGGTTCTTATGACAAAGAGAAG GTGCCTGGTTTCCAGAGTTTCATAATCGATGCCTTTGCAACAAATTGCTGTTTGCTGAGTGTGCTTGACAAATCCTTTGAGTTTCGCGATGCGAATACT CTGGTCTTGTTTGGAGAAATTGTGTTGGCTCAAAAGGTCATGTATGATACATTTGGCAACGATTTCCTTCTTCATTTTGTTTCAAAAGGTTTATCAAATGTGCATTGCCCTCGAGACTTGGCCGAGCAGTACTACAAAAAGCTGCAG GAATATGATGTTAAGGAGTTGAAATCCTTCTACCAGtcgctcattgaaaagttgagACTCCAACAAAATGGCAGCTTGGTGTTTAGATAA
- the LOC140879581 gene encoding exportin-T isoform X2 yields MDDLEKAILICFDESGGVDSVLKSQAIAFIQQIKETPSICSICVEKLCFSKLVQVQFWCLQCLHEVLQIKYLSMSPEEKSFIRKSVFSMACNETVSGDGNNCTRLLGGPPFVRNKLAQVVVTLIYFEYPLIWPSVFIDFLPNLSKGTVVIDMFCRILTALDDEIISFDYPRSGEEVAVSGRIKDAMRAQCVPQIVGAWYDIVSMYKNMDTELCSSVLDSMKRYVLWIDIGLIANDAFTRLLFELMLVDGLPDQLRASAAGVVLAIVSKRMDPKPKLALLQSLQISRVFGLAVDDSDSEFVSSLTSLLTGYASEVLECFKLLRTEDGKEVSLDLLNGVLPSVFYVMQNCEVDSAFSIVQFLSCYVGTMKSRSTLTETQLLHLGKILEVIRSLIQFDPMYRNNLDILDKIGREEEDRMVEFRKDIFVLFRIIGRVAPDVTHMFIRNSLDQAVSSSEDRNAEEVEAALSLFFALGESLNDDALRTGNGVLGELVPMLLSTRFPCHLNRPVALVYLETITRYMKFVQENNQYILMALGAFLDERGIHHPNVNVSRRASYLFMRCVKLLKAKLVPYIETILQDTVAQFTGLNNSLKPSSGAEDGSHIFEAIGLLIGMENVSPEKQLEYLSSLLTPLCHQVEVALSNAKSEESLSYVGNVQQIIMAINAISKGFSERLVTMSRPSIGLLFKQTLDILLQVLVIFPKVETLRCKVTPFIHRMVDTLGVSVFPYLPKALEQLLPESEPKELVGFLVLLNQLICKFKIGVCGILEEVYPVIAGRAFNILPRTDVLSGPVGGCTEEIRELQDLQRTFFTFLHVIAMHDLSSVFLSPKSSGYLDLMMQLLLYTCCNHKDILIKKACVQIIVRLIKDWCTGSYDKEKVPGFQSFIIDAFATNCCLLSVLDKSFEFRDANTLVLFGEIVLAQKVMYDTFGNDFLLHFVSKGLSNVHCPRDLAEQYYKKLQEYDVKELKSFYQSLIEKLRLQQNGSLVFR; encoded by the exons ATGGATGACCTGGAAAAGGCAATTTTAATATGTTTTGATGAATCCGGTGGCGTTGATTCGGTGCTAAAATCACAAGCTATTGCCTTTATTCAGCAAATTAAGGAGACCCCATCAATTTGTAGCATATGTGTGGAGAAATTATGTTTTTCTAAGCTGGTTCAAGTTCAGTTTTGGTGTTTGCAGTGCCTCCATGAGGTGCTTCAGATTAAATATTTATCCATGAGCCCTGAGGAGAAGTCTTTCATTAGAAAATCTGTGTTTTCAATGGCATGTAATGAGACTGTCAGTGGCGATGGTAATAATTGTACGAGACTATTAGGGGGGCCGCCCTTTGTTAGGAATAAGTTGGCTCAGGTTGTTGTGACATTAATCTACTTTGAGTACCCATTAATTTGGCCATCTGTTTTTATTGATTTCTTGCCAAATTTAAGTAAAGGAACGGTAGTCATTGATATGTTTTGTCGCATTTTGACTGCCCTGGATGATGAAATAATAAGTTTCGACTATCCACGGAGTGGTGAAGAGGTGGCGGTGTCTGGAAGGATCAAGGATGCAATGAGGGCTCAATGTGTGCCTCAAATCGTAGGGGCTTGGTATGATATTGTTTCAATGTATAAGAATATGGACACTGAGTTGTGTTCTAGTGTTTTGGATTCAATGAAGAGGTATGTTTTGTGGATTGACATTGGGTTGATTGCAAATGATGCATTTACCCGATTGTTGTTTGAATTGATGCTGGTTGATGGATTGCCGGATCAGCTACGTGCTTCTGCTGCTGGTGTTGTTCTTGCCATTGTTTCAAAAAGGatggatcccaaaccaaagctTGCCCTTCTGCAGAGCCTTCAAATATCAAGGGTTTTTGGATTAGCAGTGGATGATAGTGACTCGGAGTTTGTGTCCAGTTTAACTTCTTTGCTCACGGGATATGCCTCTGAGGTTTTAGAATGTTTTAAACTCTTGAGAACAGAGGATGGCAAGGAGGTTTCATTGGATCTCCTGAATGGGGTTTTACCCTCAGTTTTTTATGTCATGCAGAATTGTGAAGTTGATTCAGCTTTCAGCATTGTGCAGTTTCTGTCATGTTATGTTGGTACAATGAAGAGCCGTTCAACATTGACAGAGACACAGCTGCTTCACTTAGGAAAGATATTGGAAGTGATCCGGTCATTGATTCAGTTTGATCCTATGTATCGAAATAATCTGGACATATTGGACAAGATTGGGAGGGAAGAAGAAGATAGGATGGTGGAGTTTCGGAAGGATATATTTGTATTGTTTCGCATTATAGGCCGTGTTGCACCTGATGTCACCCATATGTTTATCAGAAACTCATTGGATCAAGCTGTTTCATCCTCTGAAGATAGAAATGCTGAAGAAGTGGAAGCAGCTCTTTCATTGTTTTTTGCACTCGGAGAATCATTAAACGACGATGCATTGAGAACTGGTAATGGTGTTCTAGGAGAATTGGTCCCGATGCTTTTATCGACAAGATTTCCCTGTCATTTAAACAGGCCTGTGGCACTTGTGTATTTGGAAACAATTACAAGATATATGAAGTTTGTGCAGGAGAACAATCAATATATACTGATGGCTTTGGGTGCCTTTCTTGACGAGAGAGGTATACATCATCCAAATGTCAATGTTAGTCGAAGAGCGAGCTATCTTTTCATGAGGTGTGTGAAATTGCTTAAAGCAAAGCTCGTCCCTTACATTGAGACAATCTTGCAG GACACAGTGGCCCAATTTACAGGACTGAACAATTCATTGAAGCCATCCTCAGGGGCTGAAGATGGAAGCCATATCTTCGAG GCGATTGGTTTGTTGATTGGGATGGAAAATGTATCACCAGAAAAACAATTGGAATATCTTTCTTCACTGCTTACTCCACTTTGTCACCAG GTTGAGGTCGCCCTCTCCAATGCCAAATCCGAAGAATCTCTTTCATATGTAGGAAACGTCCAGCAAATAATTATGGCAATTAATGCTATTAGCAAG GGATTTAGTGAACGCCTCGTTACTATGAGTCGCCCATCTATCGGTCTTTTGTTCAAGCAG ACATTGGATATTCTTCTGCAAGTACTTGTCATCTTCCCAAAAGTTGAAACTCTGCGGTGTAAG GTTACACCTTTCATTCACCGTATGGTGGACACCTTGGGAGTTTCTGTATTCCCTTATCTTCCAAAGGCACTGGAACAGTTGCTTCCAGAAAGCGAG CCAAAGGAACTGGTGGGTTTTCTTGTATTGCTTAATCAGCTCATCTGCAAATTTAAGATTGGGGTTTGTGGCATATTGGAAGAAGTCTATCCTGTTATTGCTGGTAGGGCATTCAATATTCTCCCGAGAACTGATGTTTTATCAGGACCTGTCGGTGGATGTACTGAG GAAATCCGAGAATTGCAAGATCTTCAGAGAACATTTTTTACATTCCTCCATGTGATTGCTATGCATGATCTCTCATCAGTTTTTCTTTCTCCAAAAAGTAGTGGATACTTGGACTTAATGATGCAATTGCTGCTATACACATGCTGTAATCACAAGGATATTCTGATAAAAAAG GCATGTGTTCAGATAATTGTCAGGCTAATCAAAGATTGGTGTACTGGTTCTTATGACAAAGAGAAG GTGCCTGGTTTCCAGAGTTTCATAATCGATGCCTTTGCAACAAATTGCTGTTTGCTGAGTGTGCTTGACAAATCCTTTGAGTTTCGCGATGCGAATACT CTGGTCTTGTTTGGAGAAATTGTGTTGGCTCAAAAGGTCATGTATGATACATTTGGCAACGATTTCCTTCTTCATTTTGTTTCAAAAGGTTTATCAAATGTGCATTGCCCTCGAGACTTGGCCGAGCAGTACTACAAAAAGCTGCAG GAATATGATGTTAAGGAGTTGAAATCCTTCTACCAGtcgctcattgaaaagttgagACTCCAACAAAATGGCAGCTTGGTGTTTAGATAA